The genomic stretch TCCAGGACTACGGCATCATCTCTTAGTTCTGCCTTCTGGATGGTAAATTTTCTCCAACGGCGAGCACGGCCAAGGCTGATAATAGAATTTAGCCGGTCATAATCAGGGGCCAGATGGGAGAAGAGTTTTTTAACGTAGTCCTGCCTTTTCATCAGTAGTCAATCTCAAACCAGGCACTACTACCTGGTAGCCTGGTGTCTGGCGGCCTGGTGTTCCGCCTACCAGACAACCCGACTACCAGATGTCGGCGAAAGATAGCCGAAACGATGAACATCGCCCTAACGCCCTTTGTAACTATTCAGCCACGGATTTACACGGATGAAACACTGATTTTTTAATATATGAATCGTTTAAATTCAACTCTTTTTCTTCCCAATTGTAAACTTCAAATGCTCCTGGGATAATGTCCTCTGTTATTTTTTCATATTTTGTAACCGTTCAGCCACCAAGGCACGAAGACACGAAGGGGAAAAAGGTATGTGTCTTAGAGAGCAGTAGAGTAGCAGTTCTGGAACTTTCAGAAAAGTCTTTAACTACTGCTCTGCTGCTCTACTGCTCTATTTTTGTGTCTTAGTGTCTTTATGGCTGAACACTTACAACTCATTTTATTTTATCCGTGCTAATCCGTGTTAATCAGTGGCTGAATAATTACCGCCTTTTTTGGAGAGAGTTAGGCGGCTTTACTCAAATCGTTAAATCCTTCCATTACCTTAGCTATCTCATCTTCACTCAGGCCATAGACCGAAAGTTTGATGTGTTTGGTCATGCCTTTATGAAGACCGACGATGCCCCTCTTTATCATTCCGGCCGCCAGATAAAAGCCCTTTTTGCGATGAGTCTGAGAGACCTCCCAGAACCGTGGGGTCTCAAAGTGAAGGAGATGATGGCGATGGGGCCTTTCGCCTAAAAGCATCACCCCTTCTATCTCTTCCATATCTTTAACAAATTGGTTGATTTTAGTCAGCTCTTCTTCCCAGCGCCTTACCCTCTCTTTGACATAAGAAAAAGCCAGCATGGAACTGATCAGGGGCAAGCCGCCAATGCTGCAACCAAAGATACGAGGGATCTTCTTGCCAAAGGCCCGTCCGGTCCAGGGCATCTTTATCTTTGAAGCAGCTAAAAGATTCTTCGGCCAGCGGTGGGTGGTGACCAGGTAGCCCAGAGGGCCAAGAGAGGCCATTGATTTGTGGGCTGAAACCGTAAGAAAGTCAGCCTTTACCTTTCGCATATCAATGGGCATTACCCCGCCGGTGTAAGCCACATTAACCATATAGGGCACTTCATATTGCTCGCAGACCTGGCCGATCTCCTCTACCGGCGCAATATTCCCATAATAGGGATCGGCGTGAGTAACTACTACCAGGGCGGGCAGTGCCCCCTCTTTTGACTTCACCTCTTCGATCCGCTCAGCAAAGGACGCCGGATCATATCTGTATTCCGGGTATCCGGAATGAGGTGGCTCAACCACCTTCAGATGATTCATTTCAGCCGTGATAGCCGTGGTGTAATGACAGTTGGGATCAGCAATAATGGTCGGGCAATAGTCATTATTTTCAGCCGCAAGCTCGGCCATAGCTTGCATCACGGCAAATTGCGCCCCCCGACAGCCAAAGGTGTGTTCAGCTACATCTCCACCAAAAAAAGAAGCCACTTCGGCCAGGAAGTCCTTGATATTTGGCTGGGTCACCAGGGAAGATCGTCCCTCCAGGCAGTCATAGCAAACAATGTAACCTACATCCATAAATTCAGGCAGTCTTTGCTTAACTTCCTCCGGGATTATTCCCCCCCGCATCAGGGGGTTGATGATGATGTGACCTTTATATGGATTAGTGAGCATAATTCCCTCCTGAGTAGATAGTAATCAGTGGCGCTGGATAACTATCAGCTCCTTAACTATTACAGATTACAGCTCGGCGAAAGTTTCTGGACGGTTTCAGCCGGGTTCGAGGATTCAAGGGTTCATTAGTGCCAATCCGGATCGCTTTCATGATTCCAGCGGCTCTCAGTCAGATTAGACACTACCCTGGACTTGATGGACCAATTAGCCGTATCTGACCTTTCCTCTATCCTAAGGAGGAGGATTTCTTCATTGCGCCCCCACTGATAGGAAGAGAAGGCAATATAAAACTTCCTTGTAACTGTATTATTAGAAAGGGCTTTTTCTTCCACTTGAGAGGAAAACACCGGGAAATAATTGTCTCTGGTGTTAGTTAAAGGGATTTCCTTTTGTCCATTAGGGAAATTACTGCCGTCTGCCCTGGTCAAAAAGATATCTCCCTTACTCTGATAGGCAATCATTCTCCCATCCGGCGACCAGTTGGGCGTGTGATTATCTCCCCCTGAAGTCAAGGTGATGACTGTTCCGGTATCGGCGATATCCAGGAGATAGATCTCGCTTCTTTCCGGAAAGGTGACCCCTTCAAAGGCGATTTTGGTTCCATCAGGAGAAAAGGCTGGATAGATATCGGCCCGCTGAGACGAA from bacterium encodes the following:
- a CDS encoding aminotransferase class V-fold PLP-dependent enzyme, translating into MLTNPYKGHIIINPLMRGGIIPEEVKQRLPEFMDVGYIVCYDCLEGRSSLVTQPNIKDFLAEVASFFGGDVAEHTFGCRGAQFAVMQAMAELAAENNDYCPTIIADPNCHYTTAITAEMNHLKVVEPPHSGYPEYRYDPASFAERIEEVKSKEGALPALVVVTHADPYYGNIAPVEEIGQVCEQYEVPYMVNVAYTGGVMPIDMRKVKADFLTVSAHKSMASLGPLGYLVTTHRWPKNLLAASKIKMPWTGRAFGKKIPRIFGCSIGGLPLISSMLAFSYVKERVRRWEEELTKINQFVKDMEEIEGVMLLGERPHRHHLLHFETPRFWEVSQTHRKKGFYLAAGMIKRGIVGLHKGMTKHIKLSVYGLSEDEIAKVMEGFNDLSKAA